The following coding sequences lie in one Haematobia irritans isolate KBUSLIRL chromosome 3, ASM5000362v1, whole genome shotgun sequence genomic window:
- the LOC142228412 gene encoding dual specificity tyrosine-phosphorylation-regulated kinase 2-like isoform X2, whose translation MRSKSCRIDSASNNRIGPNGLSISSASSTSLVYDANTNAANATGPLNNSQTNYYNNDIRNKVQAQYPQQTLMASQLSDPGGMGMIKLSSRPQAYLGLNAKDLKPPCVTSSVTAVGVQESPHRHSMPSSNGSTPGQHMVDSIPMNALNLSGSTTSSNRPGNDEDSATSNNGNNVNTAIVSLHPSSAGNQNDSFSFHEHIIMSGQQKSTMTEKPKPLVVSPQQVMILYMHKLTPYERTEILNYSQIYFIGANAKKRPGLVGPNNTANNNDYDNEQGAYIHVPHDHVAYRYEMLKIIGKGSFGQVIKAYDHKTHEHVALKIVRNETRFYRQAQEEIRILHHLRRQDKYNTMNIIHMYDYFTFRNHMCITFELLNINLYELIKKNSFKGFSLQLIRKFAHSLLQCLDALYKNEIIHCDMKPENVLLKQQGRSGIKVIDFGSSCFQRERVYSYIQSRFYRAPEVILGTQYGRAIDMWSLGCILAELLTGHALFPGENESDQLACILEVLGMPPKELLKNSRRTKVFFNPEGYPRYCTIRNLADGMVVLKGGQARHGKTRGPPGSKTLSRALDGCKDALFLNFIRGCLEWDPEKRLTPAEALKHPWLRRRLPKPPSSQSGVISCSSGANSVCDEKSPVSTNPGLSDSGSVSATNLDNSQSQEFNALAGGAGGVSSSTATNESSDPLWKLQQKQQQPKTDFVLPLMGEYQKDMATVPLTNIATSAPAKDYSMLYPSNLSLIQSNGSSHREYTAKMPSIPNDE comes from the coding sequence ATGCGTAGCAAAAGTTGTCGAATCGACAGTGCCAGCAACaataggattggtccaaacggtTTGTCAATATCTTCGGCTTCGTCCACGTCATTAGTGTATGATGCAAATACAAATGCAGCAAACGCTACGGGTCCCCTAAATAATAGCCAAACGAATTATTATAATAACGATATACGGAATAAAGTTCAAGCACAATATCCGCAGCAAACATTGATGGCCTCCCAACTTAGTGATCCCGGGGGTATGGGAATGATCAAGCTAAGCTCCAGGCCTCAAGCATATTTGGGTCTTAATGCCAAGGATCTTAAACCACCCTGTGTAACATCGAGTGTGACGGCGGTAGGAGTACAAGAATCGCCTCATCGTCACAGCATGCCTTCCTCGAATGGCAGCACTCCTGGCCAACACATGGTTGACTCTATACCCATGAATGCGTTGAACCTTAGTGGCTCAACTACATCTTCAAATCGACCAGGAAATGACGAAGATTCAGCCACAAGTAATAATGGTAACAATGTTAACACTGCTATCGTGTCCCTTCATCCCTCATCGGCAGGAAATCAAAATGATAGCTTTTCATTTCACGAACACATTATAATGTCCGGCCAACAGAAATCTACTATGACGGAAAAGCCCAAACCGCTTGTTGTTTCACCGCAACAGGTTATGATACTCTACATGCACAAGCTAACCCCATATGAACGCACAGAGATCTTAAATTATAGTCAAATATATTTCATTGGTGCCAATGCCAAGAAAAGGCCAGGTCTTGTGGGTCCCAATAATACGGCCAACAATAACGACTATGATAACGAACAGGGAGCTTATATACATGTTCCCCACGACCATGTAGCCTATCGTTATGAAATGCTCAAGATAATTGGCAAAGGCAGCTTTGGTCAGGTGATAAAGGCTTACGATCATAAAACCCATGAACATGTTGCTCTGAAAATTGTTCGCAATGAAACCCGTTTCTATCGCCAGGCCCAGGAAGAGATACGTATACTGCACCACTTAAGGCGTCAGGATAAATACAATACCATGAATATAATCCATATGTATGACTATTTCACGTTTCGTAACCACATGTGCATTACCTTTGAATTGCTGAATATCAATCTGTATGAGCTGATCAAGAAGAACTCATTTAAGGGCTTCTCCTTGCAACTAATACGTAAATTTGCCCATTCACTTTTGCAATGCCTGGATGCcttgtataaaaatgaaattatccaTTGTGATATGAAGCCCGAAAATGTGTTGCTCAAACAACAGGGACGTTCAGGCATAAAAGTTATTGATTTTGGATCATCGTGCTTCCAGCGAGAACGAGTCTATAGCTATATACAATCACGATTTTATAGAGCGCCTGAGGTGATTTTGGGCACACAATATGGGCGAGCCATTGATATGTGGTCTTTGGGATGTATTTTGGCCGAATTATTGACCGGTCATGCTCTCTTCCCCGGGGAAAATGAATCAGATCAATTGGCCTGTATACTGGAAGTATTGGGAATGCCACCGAAGGAGTTACTCAAAAACTCACGACGGACAAAGGTATTTTTTAATCCCGAAGGATATCCTCGTTATTGCACTATACGAAATTTGGCTGATGGTATGGTTGTGTTAAAGGGGGGTCAGGCGAGACATGGGAAAACTCGTGGACCTCCTGGCTCCAAGACACTTTCGAGGGCTTTGGATGGCTGTAAGGATGCATTATTCTTGAATTTCATAAGAGGCTGTTTGGAATGGGATCCAGAGAAACGTTTAACCCCAGCCGAGGCTCTTAAACATCCATGGTTACGACGCCGTCTACCCAAACCACCCAGTAGTCAAAGTGGTGTTATTAGTTGTAGCAGTGGCGCCAACAGTGTATGCGATGAAAAATCCCCGGTATCTACAAATCCTGGCCTAAGCGATAGTGGAAGTGTATCGGCTACAAATTTAGATAATTCTCAGAGTCAGGAATTTAATGCATTAGCTGGTGGGGCAGGTGGGGTATCCTCCTCTACGGCAACGAATGAAAGTTCCGATCCATTGTGGAAactgcaacaaaaacaacagcaacCCAAAACGGATTTTGTACTGCCGCTAATGGGTGAATATCAAAAGGATATGGCGACCGTACCCTTAACGAACATAGCCACATCGGCCCCGGCAAAAGATTATTCAATGCTCTATCCTTCCAATCTATCACTTATACAATCGAATGGTTCTTCGCATCGTGAATATACTGCAAAAATGCCATCAATACCAAACGACGAATAA
- the ND-ASHI gene encoding NADH:ubiquinone oxidoreductase subunit ASHI yields MASLMNTYKLVQRLTAKNPALLQQAARSMAGWNKDYKPGPFPKTDAEREAAAKKYFLLPEEYKPYADDGLGYGDYPELSGGLGIEARDPFYPYDFPELKRNLHETFHANSDLFSEDRWSQPAPPRYANSTYWLAFLGCMAGCLTLYYWLENYRMYRPVAVKQYPGDGRKHYTFETN; encoded by the exons ATGGCATCTTTAATGAACACATATAAATTGGTTCAACGATTGACTGCCAAAAATCCAGCATTGCTGCAACAAGCAGCCAGGTCAA TGGCTGGATGGAATAAGGATTACAAACCCGGTCCATTCCCCAAAACTGATGCCGAACGTGAGGCTGCtgcaaaaaaatactttttgttgCCTGAGGAATACAAACCTTATGCTGATGATGGTTTAGGCTATGGCGATTACCCAGAGTTGTCAGGAGGGTTGGGCATTGAAGCTCGCGATCCATTCTACCCCTATGATTTTCCAGAATTGAAGCGTAACTTGCATGAAACT TTCCATGCTAATTCCGATTTATTCAGTGAAGATCGTTGGTCACAACCCGCTCCTCCACGTTATGCCAACAGCACATATTGGTTAGCCTTTTTGGGTTGCATGGCTGGTTGTTTGACTTTGTACTATTGGTTGGAGAACTACCGCATGTATCGTCCCGTAGCTGTAAAACAATACCCTGGTGATGGTCGTAAACACTATACATTTGAAACCAACTAg
- the Rcd-1 gene encoding required for cell differentiation 1 codes for MSMTPQSEQEKVFQWINELAHPETREAALLELSKKRETVTDLAPMLWHSFGTIAALLQEIINIYPSINPATLTAHQSNRVCNALALLQCVASHPDTRTVFLQAQIPLFLYPFLQTTSKTRPFEYLRLTSLGVIGALVKTDEQEVITFLLTSEIIPLCLRIMEFGSELSKTVATFILQKILLDESGLSYVCQTYERFSHVAIILGKMVIQLAKEPSARLLKHVVRCYLRLSDNPRAREALRQCLPDQLRDATFSVCLQDDKSTKHWLQLLIKNLELGAVPPTDPRQIGMSPLTS; via the exons GTATTCCAATGGATTAACGAATTGGCCCATCCAGAAACGCGAGAAGCTGCTCTGCTGGAATTGAGCAAAAAACGCGAAACAGTAACAGATCTAGCGCCGATGCTATGGCATAGTTTCGGTACAATTGCTGCCCTCCTCCAAGAAATTATTAACATATATCCTTCGATCAATCCTGCCACATTAACTGCTCACCAATCAAATCGTGTCTGTAATGCATTGGCCCTCCTGCAATGTGTTGCATCACATCCAGATACCCGCACGGTATTTTTACAAGCACAAATTCCCCTGTTCCTATACCCGTTTTTGCAGACCACCTCAAAGACGAGACCATTTGAATATTTACGTTTAACTAGTTTGGGTGTCATTGGTGCGTTAGTTAAG actgATGAACAAGAAGTGATAACTTTCCTTTTAACTTCAGAAATCATTCCCTTATGCCTTCGCATTATGGAATTTGGCTCAGAGCTAAGTAAAACTGTTGCAACATTTATTCTTCAAAAAATCCTGCTCGATGAAAGTGGTCTATCGTATGTCTGTCAGACATATGAACGATTTTCACATGTGGCTATTATTTTG GGTAAAATGGTGATACAATTGGCAAAAGAACCTTCCGCACGTCTCCTTAAACATGTGGTGCGTTGTTATTTAAGATTATCAGACAATCCAag AGCACGAGAGGCTTTAAGACAATGTCTTCCAGATCAATTACGTGATGCAACATTCTCAGTTTGTCTCCAAGATGACAAATCAACTAAACACTGGTTGCAATTGCTAATCAAAAATCTGGAATTGGGTGCTGTGCCACCAACAGATCCCCGTCAAATTGGCATGTCACCATTGACCTCATAA
- the LOC142228412 gene encoding putative dual specificity tyrosine-phosphorylation-regulated kinase 3 homolog isoform X1 has product MVGSQTQQLTQQAASQIITPNNGHQQLPSSLTSQNGTAASFQHLVRLPSARSLLGDNNINISTNTSSSLSSSSSAANNSNQNNIISTLSPNNSGSSAVATNNTAPHVDELLLPLSANDVYKDASTCTAAILDNPQSLYTSMRSKSCRIDSASNNRIGPNGLSISSASSTSLVYDANTNAANATGPLNNSQTNYYNNDIRNKVQAQYPQQTLMASQLSDPGGMGMIKLSSRPQAYLGLNAKDLKPPCVTSSVTAVGVQESPHRHSMPSSNGSTPGQHMVDSIPMNALNLSGSTTSSNRPGNDEDSATSNNGNNVNTAIVSLHPSSAGNQNDSFSFHEHIIMSGQQKSTMTEKPKPLVVSPQQVMILYMHKLTPYERTEILNYSQIYFIGANAKKRPGLVGPNNTANNNDYDNEQGAYIHVPHDHVAYRYEMLKIIGKGSFGQVIKAYDHKTHEHVALKIVRNETRFYRQAQEEIRILHHLRRQDKYNTMNIIHMYDYFTFRNHMCITFELLNINLYELIKKNSFKGFSLQLIRKFAHSLLQCLDALYKNEIIHCDMKPENVLLKQQGRSGIKVIDFGSSCFQRERVYSYIQSRFYRAPEVILGTQYGRAIDMWSLGCILAELLTGHALFPGENESDQLACILEVLGMPPKELLKNSRRTKVFFNPEGYPRYCTIRNLADGMVVLKGGQARHGKTRGPPGSKTLSRALDGCKDALFLNFIRGCLEWDPEKRLTPAEALKHPWLRRRLPKPPSSQSGVISCSSGANSVCDEKSPVSTNPGLSDSGSVSATNLDNSQSQEFNALAGGAGGVSSSTATNESSDPLWKLQQKQQQPKTDFVLPLMGEYQKDMATVPLTNIATSAPAKDYSMLYPSNLSLIQSNGSSHREYTAKMPSIPNDE; this is encoded by the coding sequence ATGGTAGGCTCTCAAACTCAACAGCTAACGCAACAAGCCGCCAGCCAAATTATAACGCCTAACAATGGCCACCAGCAATTGCCATCATCATTAACATCGCAAAATGGAACAGCGGCTTCATTTCAACATTTAGTTCGTCTTCCTTCGGCACGAAGTCTTTTAGGCGATAACAATATTAACATCAGTACCAATACCTCTTCGTCTTTGTCTTCATCATCATCGGCCGCTAATAACTCCaaccaaaataatattatttcgaCATTATCGCCCAATAATAGCGGATCCAGTGCAGTGGCCACCAACAATACGGCTCCACATGTGGACGAATTGTTGCTGCCTTTGTCAGCTAATGATGTATACAAAGATGCATCAACTTGTACTGCCGCAATATTAGATAATCCCCAAAGTTTGTATACATCAATGCGTAGCAAAAGTTGTCGAATCGACAGTGCCAGCAACaataggattggtccaaacggtTTGTCAATATCTTCGGCTTCGTCCACGTCATTAGTGTATGATGCAAATACAAATGCAGCAAACGCTACGGGTCCCCTAAATAATAGCCAAACGAATTATTATAATAACGATATACGGAATAAAGTTCAAGCACAATATCCGCAGCAAACATTGATGGCCTCCCAACTTAGTGATCCCGGGGGTATGGGAATGATCAAGCTAAGCTCCAGGCCTCAAGCATATTTGGGTCTTAATGCCAAGGATCTTAAACCACCCTGTGTAACATCGAGTGTGACGGCGGTAGGAGTACAAGAATCGCCTCATCGTCACAGCATGCCTTCCTCGAATGGCAGCACTCCTGGCCAACACATGGTTGACTCTATACCCATGAATGCGTTGAACCTTAGTGGCTCAACTACATCTTCAAATCGACCAGGAAATGACGAAGATTCAGCCACAAGTAATAATGGTAACAATGTTAACACTGCTATCGTGTCCCTTCATCCCTCATCGGCAGGAAATCAAAATGATAGCTTTTCATTTCACGAACACATTATAATGTCCGGCCAACAGAAATCTACTATGACGGAAAAGCCCAAACCGCTTGTTGTTTCACCGCAACAGGTTATGATACTCTACATGCACAAGCTAACCCCATATGAACGCACAGAGATCTTAAATTATAGTCAAATATATTTCATTGGTGCCAATGCCAAGAAAAGGCCAGGTCTTGTGGGTCCCAATAATACGGCCAACAATAACGACTATGATAACGAACAGGGAGCTTATATACATGTTCCCCACGACCATGTAGCCTATCGTTATGAAATGCTCAAGATAATTGGCAAAGGCAGCTTTGGTCAGGTGATAAAGGCTTACGATCATAAAACCCATGAACATGTTGCTCTGAAAATTGTTCGCAATGAAACCCGTTTCTATCGCCAGGCCCAGGAAGAGATACGTATACTGCACCACTTAAGGCGTCAGGATAAATACAATACCATGAATATAATCCATATGTATGACTATTTCACGTTTCGTAACCACATGTGCATTACCTTTGAATTGCTGAATATCAATCTGTATGAGCTGATCAAGAAGAACTCATTTAAGGGCTTCTCCTTGCAACTAATACGTAAATTTGCCCATTCACTTTTGCAATGCCTGGATGCcttgtataaaaatgaaattatccaTTGTGATATGAAGCCCGAAAATGTGTTGCTCAAACAACAGGGACGTTCAGGCATAAAAGTTATTGATTTTGGATCATCGTGCTTCCAGCGAGAACGAGTCTATAGCTATATACAATCACGATTTTATAGAGCGCCTGAGGTGATTTTGGGCACACAATATGGGCGAGCCATTGATATGTGGTCTTTGGGATGTATTTTGGCCGAATTATTGACCGGTCATGCTCTCTTCCCCGGGGAAAATGAATCAGATCAATTGGCCTGTATACTGGAAGTATTGGGAATGCCACCGAAGGAGTTACTCAAAAACTCACGACGGACAAAGGTATTTTTTAATCCCGAAGGATATCCTCGTTATTGCACTATACGAAATTTGGCTGATGGTATGGTTGTGTTAAAGGGGGGTCAGGCGAGACATGGGAAAACTCGTGGACCTCCTGGCTCCAAGACACTTTCGAGGGCTTTGGATGGCTGTAAGGATGCATTATTCTTGAATTTCATAAGAGGCTGTTTGGAATGGGATCCAGAGAAACGTTTAACCCCAGCCGAGGCTCTTAAACATCCATGGTTACGACGCCGTCTACCCAAACCACCCAGTAGTCAAAGTGGTGTTATTAGTTGTAGCAGTGGCGCCAACAGTGTATGCGATGAAAAATCCCCGGTATCTACAAATCCTGGCCTAAGCGATAGTGGAAGTGTATCGGCTACAAATTTAGATAATTCTCAGAGTCAGGAATTTAATGCATTAGCTGGTGGGGCAGGTGGGGTATCCTCCTCTACGGCAACGAATGAAAGTTCCGATCCATTGTGGAAactgcaacaaaaacaacagcaacCCAAAACGGATTTTGTACTGCCGCTAATGGGTGAATATCAAAAGGATATGGCGACCGTACCCTTAACGAACATAGCCACATCGGCCCCGGCAAAAGATTATTCAATGCTCTATCCTTCCAATCTATCACTTATACAATCGAATGGTTCTTCGCATCGTGAATATACTGCAAAAATGCCATCAATACCAAACGACGAATAA